The Loxodonta africana isolate mLoxAfr1 chromosome 6, mLoxAfr1.hap2, whole genome shotgun sequence genomic interval CATGCCCTCTGGCATGGGGGTGCTAAGGCAGGACAGAACAGCTCCCCTCAGCCCATCTGGTCATTCACAGCAGGACAGAGTGGAGGCATATAGATGCGGGGTGTGGTACAGGGGCCTTTTGTGTCCCCCCAGATCTGATGTGGGCACCCAACTTTCCAACAAGAACCTGAGTCAGCACTGAGGGGCCGCCCCGCAGCTCTGGCCTTCCCCCCACCCATCTGCCATCCCAGCCACTTGGGAAAGTCATTTCATTTCTCAAATTAAAAATCCATTTTGCGCTGTGAATAATAGATGGGATGCGCTCTGGGAGGCCAGGCGGACAGGAAGCTAGTTTGGGGGATTGTTTTTCAGGGCACAGAAGACTTGTAGAATTGGCAGGTGAGGGGAATGGGGGCTGGTGGGTGGGCAGGATCTATGGGAGGGTGGGGGACATTGTAGCTCTCACAGCAGACTCCTTACAGACATGCTGAGGCAAGGATAGGGGTTCAGCCCCTCAGGAGAATGCAGCCCAGACCCAGTGATACCCCACCAAATCTGGTCGGTGGGATCTGGCCCCTGCCAGGGAGGAGGCAGAGAGTGGGCTCCCAAAGCCCTCCCCTCTGGCCCTTGCCTCTCCCCTCCTCCAACCCCTTGCCCCACCCCTGTCCCAGGCCTCTTTCCATGGCAGCTCTGGCCAGTGCCCACCCTTCCTTGGCTGGCCAACCATAGACTCACTCAGGACTTGGCTGAGTGTACCGTGTCATCCTCTCGCTCATCAGTCATGGGGTCACCTTGACAATTGGAAGCGGGTGGAGGAGGCCTGGAAACCTGGAAAAATGAGTGAGGGTAGCTGAAGGCCAGACGCTGATGCCCTCCACTCCTCCCAGCCTAGACTTCCCTTTCTGAGAGGGACGAAGAGCCAAAGAGGAGGGCCACTCTGTTGGTGGGCTGTAGGGTGCACAGGACTCAGTGGGTCCAATCCCGAGTCAGCTCAGTGGGCCCTGGTTGTTGCTCTCAGGGCTGGGGTCAGGCCGGAAGCCTCATGGTGTTCGGTGGGGGGATGATGAGCAGCTCAACATTCAGAGCAGGGGAGGCCCAGCCAGGCAGGCAGGACTACCTGGCTGGGAGTCAACAGAGATGAACAGATCAATGGCCACAAGGCCCTGAGAAGGAtggtgggaggaaggagggagcaaGGGTGGAGGGCCCAGGGAGTAGGGGTGCAGCGGCCAgagcaggagtccctggggaAGCATGTTTGTCGGGAGGAAAGCGGCTCCCTGAGACAATAtccatttttatatttcttgGAAATTTCACGGCATTCATTTCGGGGAAAATAAAAGCTGTCATTGTTGGAGAAATGATACCAATCAGGGCCTGAAAAGGCTGGAAAATTATCCTCCTGGAGAGGAGCGTTGGGGGAAAAATGCAGATTAAAAAGCACAAAGAGCCACTTTGCCAccgccctgccctcccctcccccttcatGGAATCTCCACGTTTTCCATAATTCTCCCTCTCCTTGGAAGATTAATCGGGCCAGGAAGAATGCATGGGGCAGAAGACAACCCTGAGATGGCCAGAGATGGAAGCAGAGAGATTCCAGAGTGAGGACTTAGAAGCAGAGATGGAAGGAAAAACAGGCAGAGGATCGGCAAAAGCGAATGGCAGGTGGCCCTTGGGCCAGGGGCCCAGTAGCTGCGCTGATGAGTAGCCCCAGGGCAGGGGAACAGATTGAGGGACCCTGTGACCCATGGCTTTTATCAGATGGGGCTCCATGGCCGTGTCAAAAATTGTTTGGGCCAGTTTGCCAGACTGATGCTATGGGGTCTTCTCCTAGGGGCCCTGATGGAGGAAGCCGGGCAGAGAAAGCCGGGACTGCTGAAACAGTATCATCCATCTAAGAAACCCAGAGTTTCTGAGCCCCGGGGGACAGGCCCCTAAGGGTACAGCGGTCAGCCAAGCCCTGCCCTCTAGGGTCCCAGAAAAAGGAGTGGGTGGAGAAATTCGCAGTCCCCTGCCGAGCCTGACGCCCACCAGAGCCCCGCTGAGGGCCGAGGGCTGCTGGGAGAGTGGGCGGgtcccctccctcccctgtcGCCAGCGGGGAGGACTCTCTCATTGCTCTCTAGCTCTCTTCTTTCCACCTGGGCCAGagatgggggtggggctgactcAGCCCCTGAGGCCCCTCCTGCGGCAGCCCCTACTGTTCTTCCCGCTCCAGAACCGAGTGAAGGGGGAACCGGGCGGACCAAAACCCAGAGCCCTTGTGGAGGCCTGGCGGGGGCGGGGTGAAAAAGGAGGGCAGTAGGGCCACTTATGGAAGGCCCGCGGCGCCCGGCGGGCCGCGCGGTACAGGCACGACTTCCACGCAGCCTTAGCCTCCTGGAGTCCTCTCTGGGCTGTACTCAGGTCCTGAGACTCGGCTGGGCCTCTCGCGCGCCTCCTAATATCCAGCCTCAGTCCCTTCAGGGAGGGCCAGGTGGGCGGCTCCCAGTGGGACACCGGATCAGAGGGGATCCCCCTCCCGGGAGTGGCAGCTGCCCTTTCTCTCGGGACGCGGCGGCCCCGGAGTCCCCGAGGCTGGAGATTGCCTAGGGACCCTCGGGCTCTTGTACTCGCGGCCGCCTCCCTGCCCGCGCGCTGCAGCCGAACTGACAGGTAGcggagagggaagcaggcagaggaGGGGTGCGGGGGGCTGGCGGAGGAGGGTGGAGCCGCCGGCGCGCCCCCTCCCTCGGGGCCGGCGGGCGGCGCGGTTCGGCGGCGAGGAGCGGCGGGCGCACGGAGAGAGCGGCCGCCCGCCCCGCTCCGCTCCGGGCTCGGCTCCGGCTCGGCCCGGACCCTGCTCCGCGGCCATCCAGCCCATGAGCGCACTTGCCGGGTAAGTGGCGCCGCAGCCCGCTGCCGCCGCGGTCACCTCCTCCGCGGCCCTGAACCGAGCCTCCCGGCTTTGTCTGCGTCCTCGCGGCTCCGGCTGCGGCGGCGACTCCCGGGCTCGGCTTTCAGGCTCGGCGGGCTGCGGAGACCGGCAAGGCGCGGGAGGCTCGGCGCCCAGGGCCCCGGGCGCGTCAGACCAGCTCGCTCCGCGCCGGGGGGGAAACTTCGCCCAAGTTTGGGTTCTGGGGAGAACCTGTTGAAGCCGGGAGTGGCCCGGGGCAGGGAACGGAACTGGTCCCGGTTCTCCGCTGGGGCCGTCGGGGGTGCCTTCCTGGCACTGGGCCGCATGGCGCGGGCCGCTTGGAGAAGAGGCAGGTAGGCATTGGGGCCATTCAGCAGAAGGCGCAGGGGACGAGGTTGCGGAGGCCCTGCGGGGATCCCCCAGGGCAAAGTTTGGTTCTTTGGTCGCTTCCTTGTGTGTCTAGGCCCCAAACTGGGAAGCCGAAGATGCAGCTATGCCGCAGGTGGCTTCAGGGTCCGCATAGACGTTCCCTGATCATacctcctttctgccttctccgatctcctcccctcccccactcgGCTTTGGCTGCAGCAGGTCTCGGGTCGCCTTTCATTGAAggcctactacgtgccaggcccGTGCCCGGTGTCCTCTGTTTTGTATAGGGAGTCTCCTAACCCAGCGGGCCGAACGTGTGTTCCGGGAGACGGACGAATGTTAAAGGACGCGGACTGTGCACGCGAAAGAGGGTGGCCACTCTGCGGCCTCTCCTTTCTACATTCCTAGAGTGGCAGAGGGAGGCCTGGCACCAGGCCCGCGGTTGGGGACCCGGGGTGGTCCCCAGCCTGCGGACCTAGACCTGTGCCTTCTTGTGGCTCTGTGGGATCCGTCGGATTTCTAAGCCTGGGCCCGCCCTTCCCACAGGGGCGACCCGAGGGCCATGCGGAGGCCCGCGAGGAAGCCGGCTGTCAGGTGCCTCAAGTAGTCTCCCGAGAGCGTCCAGAATCTCAGGGTGGCGGCCGAAGCGCCATGGAAGCCCCATACTCGATGACGGCGCACTACGACGAGTTCCAGGAGGTCAAGTACGTGAGCCGGTGCGGTGCTGGGGGCGCGCGCGGGGCCTCGCTGCCCCCCGGCTTCCCGCTGGGCACCGGGCGGGGCGCAGCCGGGGCCCGGGCCGGGCTACCGCGCTGGAACCGGCGAGAGGTATGCCTGCTTTCGTGGCTGGTGTTCGCCGCCGGCCTCTGCGCCATCCTGGCCGCCATGCTGGCGCTTAAGTACCTGGGCCCGGGCGCGGCTGGCGGTAGCGCCTGCCCGGAGGGCTGCCCCGAGCGCAAGGCCTTCGCGCGCGCCGCCCGCTTCCTGGCCGCCAACTTAGACGCCAGCATAGACCCATGCCAGGACTTCTATTCGTTCGCGTGCGGTGGCTGGCTGCGGCGCCACGCTATCCCAGACGACAAGCTCACCTACGGCACCATCGCGGCCATCGGCGAGCAGAACGAGGAGCGTCTGCAGCGCCTGCTGGCTCGGCCCGGGGGCGGCCCTGGCGGCGCGGCCCAGCGCAAGGTGCGCGCCTTCTTCCGCTCGTGCCTCGACATGCGCGAGATCGAGCGGCTGGGCCCGCGGCCCATGCTCGAGGTCATCGAGGACTGCGGCGGCTGGGACCTGGGCGGGGCGGCCGAGCGCGTGGGGGCCGCGGCGCACTGGGACCTCAACCGACTGCTGTACAAGGCGCAGGGCGTGTACAGCGCCGCCGCGCTCTTCTCCCTCACGGTCAGCCTGGACGACAGGAATTCCTCGCGCTACGTCATCCGCGTGAGTGCTGGGGGACCGGCTCCTCGGCCCGCACGCAGGCCCCGGTCCTGCGGGCCGCCGCGGGAGCCGGGGCGCGCAGAGGAGGGCGCGGGCCGAGCGCGGGAGGAGGGCGCAAGTAATTTCCTTGAGTAATCGCGGTGTTTAGCCGAGCCGCGGGGGCCGCAATTACCACGCTCTGGCGGGGTGGAGCGCGGAGGGAGGGGCTCCCGAGGCCTGCCAGGCCCGGCGGAGGCCTGCGGGGGCCGGGGCTGCCCCGGAACGCCCGGAGCCCCCATTCTCAGTGCGGCTCGGTGAGCGCCCCTCACAGGGGGGAAAAGTGGAGGCTTTCAGGGTAAGGAGTTGTGACGGCGAGGCACCTCCTGGTTCCGCCAGCCTAGGCCCGCCAGGGATGGGGGCTGCAGCCAGTTCTCTGGATGGGGTAGGGACCAGTGTCTGTGCTCCTGGGGCTGTGACAATGGATGTCTGTGTGCCCTCTACATGGGCCTTTGAGTGGGGTGCAGTCTATATGGGGGGACCCAGTAtggtggtggaaaccctggtggcatagtggttaagtgctacggctgcgaaccaaagagtaggcagtttgaatcctctaggcgctccttggaaaactctatggggcggttctactctgtcctatagggtcgctacgagtcggaatcgactcaacggcactgggtttggttttttggtttagtatggtGGTCTCTAACCCTGTCTTCTCCCTAGATTGACCAGGATGGGCTCACCCTGCCGGAGAGAACCCTTTACCTAGCCCAGGATGAGGAGAGCGAGAAGGTGCCCAGGCCTGAGCTGGGGTTGCTGGGAGGCCTGGGGCTCCAGGATGGCCGAGCTTGGCCCCCACTGGTAACACCCCTCCCCTGGCGCAGATCCTGGCGGCTTACCGTGTGTTCATGGAGCGTCTGCTCAGGTTACTGGGTGCCGATGCTGTGGAGCAGAAGGCCCAGGAGATCGTGCAGCTGGAGCAGCAGCTGGCCAATGTGAGCAGGTGGGGCTAGGGGACAGGAGCCATGGGCTGGGCTGGGGTCAACTCCCATCTCCACTCCCAGATCACCGTGTCAGAGTATGATGACCTCCGGCGAGACGTCAGCTCCATGTACAACAAGGTGACGCTGGGGCAGCTGCAGAAGATCACGCCTCATGTGAGTGTGGCCctgcctggggggtgggggggggcagagAGGGGCATTGGTCCTGGGACCCCTGGTCACCCTCACCCCAGACACAGGCAAGGCATTCTGGGGCCATGGACTCTTGTGCCCTGCCTGTCCTGCCCGCCCCTCCCTGCCTTACTGTCCCTGTCCTTGATGGCCCACAGCTGCGGTGGAAGTGGCTGCTGGACCAGATCTTCCAGGAGAACTTCTCGGAGGATGAAGAGGTGGTGCTGCTGGCCACGGACTACATGCAGCAGGTGTCCCAGCTCATCCGCTCCACGCCCCGCAGGTACGGCTGCCAGCCACCCACCCTGCCCATCTGGCCGCCAGTCCCTGCCCAGACTCCCGAATCCGGTCTGCTTGGTGAGCTTTCACTTCTCATCTCCGCCTCCGTCCAGTAGCCATGCTGGGGAGGAGCACTAGAATGGGAGCCCAGACCCCTGGCTGTGGCCCCTGCTCTCCAAGAGCCTGGGCAGGGTGCTGAGCCTCCTGGGATGCAGTTTCATCACCTGGGGATTGGGAGGCCTGAGTAGGTGGGCATCAGAAAGGGGAGGTGGGGCCGCTGCTCTGCCTCCTCTTGCCCAGGGCCGCCTTGGGGAGAGCCTCCCTGGTCTACATCCACCATGGGAGGATCAGAGGCCCTCAAGGCTGGCTCCAAGGCATGGTCACCCCTGAGTGCCCTCCCCACCCTGTAGCAAGTCAGGGAACAATGCTGGGCCTTGGCCCATCAGCATCCGGGGCTCTGCTTGGTGGTAGAAGTGTGCCCTGCTGTGTGCGGACCCTGCTCTCTTCCTTGACTTGGGCCTGGTCCACTCCAGGCTCAGCCTCGCATCCCTGCAATTTCTCTGGTTCTTTTGTGGGTGCTATTGGATGCTGGGACCAGCCCCAGACTGGAGGGGCAGGGTGGATGGGCCCGTGCGCGGGGGCCTGTCTGGGCACCCACCTGTATCCCCGGCCCCAGGATCCTGCACAACTACCTGGTGTGGCGTGTGGTGGTGGTCCTGAGCGAGCACCTGTCTCCGCCATTCCGAGAAGCACTGCACGAGCTGGCGCGAGAGATGGAGGGCAGTGACAAGCCACAGGAATTGGCTCGAGTCTGCCTGGGCCAGGCCAACCGCCACTTTGGCATGGCACTTGGCGCCCTCTTTGTCCATGAGCACTTCTCAGCCGCCAGCAAGGCCAAGGTCAGGCTGCCCAGGATTTGGGGTGGGGCGGGAGTGCTGAGCTGGGTGTGGGCTCAGTGCCAACATATCACCCTGCAGCTAGGGCACCAGGCTGAGCCCCCTCTGAGGCTCCAGGCCATTCCTTACCAGGCCTCCTCCCCCAGAAAGTCTCCCTGGCCTGTCTGGCACAGGAGGCCCTCCGAGCTGAGCCCCACCCCGCGCTGCCCTTCTCTGCCACACTTCGCGGGCCTGGTCTTAGGGCCATCTGCCCCCTTCCAGACTGGGAGCTTATTGTTGGGGTGGGCAGGGCTTGGATCCCCACCTCCAAGGTCTTCCTTTGGTGCCCAGTGCCAAACACTGGGCTCAGAAAGTGGTGCTGAATGGTTAGGCGAGCTCCCTGCCCTGGACCCAGATCTAAGCTCCCTAGGCTGACCTTTGATCCCTGACCCCTGACCTGCaggtgcagcagctggtggaagACATCAAGTACATCCTGGGTCAGCGCCTGGAGGAGCTGGACTGGATGGACGCCGAGACCAAGGCAGCTGCCCGGGCCAAGGTGGGGGGGCACTCCTCCCATCTATTTCTTTTTGCTTCTGCAAACACATACTGAGCGTCAGCTCTGTGCTGGGAGCTggggagaaagaggagaaaacaAAGATGGCTGTCTTGTGGGTGGAGTTGACGTCAGCCCTCTGCTCTCCCCGACCTGACCACACACCTAGAGCTGAACACCTCTCCTCTCACCTACAGCTCCAGTACATGATGGTGATGGTTGGCTACCCGGACTTCCTGCTCAAGCCTGAGGCCGTGGACAAGGAGTATGAGGTGGGCGTGTCCTCCCGTCTGCCGTCCTGGCCTCCCTGCCCTTGGCCAAGACCCCCAGGGCAACCAAGCTCCAGGATGCGGGGGAGGGGCCTTGGCCCCAGCTAACCAACCATAGGTGGGCGCAGGCCTGCCGGCCAGACAGCCCACCCCAGCTTGGctctggcctgcctctgcagttCGAGGTCCACGAGAAGACCTACTTCAAGAACATCTTGAACAGCATCCGTTTCAGCATCCAGCTCTCGGTTAAGAAGATCCGGCAGGAGGTGGACAAGTCCACGTGGGTGCCCGCTGGCTCTGGGGGACACCAGGCAGTGCCACGGGGGGAGGGGCTCCTCACTGAGGCCGGGAGGCTGGCGTGGGGGCAGCTGGGCCTGCGCAGGGAGGGGATGGGGTGGCCGGGTGGGGGCCCAGCCTGGGAGAGGCCCAGATGCACCCTCAGAAGGCGGTTGTGGGCGGGGCCCAGGGCAGTCTTCAGGGAGGAGGGGGCAGTAGAGGAGGGGTATGGTTCACCCAGCCAACCCAGACACCCTCCACAGGTGGCTGCTCCCCCCACAGGCGCTCAACGCCTACTATCTACCCAACAAGAATCAGATGGGTAAGGCAGGTAGGGGGTGGGGTGGATGTCCTGGGCAAGGGGCGGGGCCTGAGAAGGGGACAGGTCTGACTCTGGCTACGCCCCCCTGCAGTGTTCCCCGCAGGCATTCTGCAGCCCACACTGTATGACCCTGACTTCCCTCAGTAAGTATGGGGGTGATGGAGAGCCGCTGAGGGGCTGGGCCTGACAGCAGGCCTTGTGTTGGGTGGGTGGTGCTGTCAGACTGCTCCGAGTTGGGCTGGGGGCCCCATGCACCTTTTTCTGGGCCCACGAATCATAACAGCAGTGACCCTGGTCTCCAGAGTTCTACATCGCCCTGGATTATTTAGAAAAACGTGTGTTTTGTTTCCGACATCCTATTCCCTGTCCTCAGTACCTTGCCTGTGGCTTGTTTAGGTGTTTCCAAAGAGAGTCACCCTAGCGGTAAGGAGGCCAGCCCTCTTGGTGCTTCAGTCTCCGTCCAGCCCTGCCCCCAGCTCCATAAGGTGGTACTTCTTAGAAGGCAGCTGGACAGGTGTTGCCGGCCCCTTTTACATGCCTCCCGAGAAAGCTCAGGCGTGGGTGCCCCAGGGCCATGTGGCCCCCGCTGTGGCCTCCCTGGCCACCTCCCAGCCTGTGGGGGTGGAGGTGTCTTGGGACCTGGGCAGCAGTGGGGGCTCCCACAGACACTGGGGGCTGagcctgctgctgctgccctGGACCCAGGTCTCTGAACTACGGCGGTATTGGCACCATCATCGGGCACGAGCTGACTCATGGCTACGATGACTGGGGTGAGGCCTTGGGGGCCTAGGTGGGGATGTGGGGGGTGGGTGCTGTCCCTACTGGCTGGTGGGCAAGTAGGGGCAGGACTTGGTGCCCAGCTTACCCCCTCCCACTGCCACAGGGGGCCAGTACGACCGCTCGGGGAACCTGCTGCACTGGTGGACAGAGGCCTCCTACAGCCGCTTCCTGCGCAAGGCTGAGTGCATCGTCCGCCTCTATGACAACTTCACCGTCTACAACCAGCGGGTTAGCCCCCTCGCCCTTTGGGCACGAAGGCCACTGGGCACCGGCCGGGAGCACGCACACCACATGCACACATGAGTGTGTGCAAACAGATCCCATACCAGGTCCCTGCAGATATCCCGATATGTGTTCACACGGGCTTCTCTGCACACTCACGTGGGTGCAGGAACGTGTTCAGGAAGACTCACGGTGCATGTGGAAGGAAGGCCTTCTGGGAAAGGGAAGGAGGGCAGACAGGGGTGAGAGCAAGTGGGCCATGCCTGAGGACAGCTAGCCGGCTCCATGCAGCCCCAGGCTCCTCCTGTATCGGCAGGTAAACGGGAAACACACGCTTGGTGAGAACATTGCAGACATGGGCGGCCTCAAGCTCGCCTACTATGTGAGTTAGCATGCCTGGCCCTCATCCCTGCCAGGCCTTGTGGGGAAGGGGTGGATGCTGGTGGGGAAGTGACCAGAGCTCTGAAATAACGGTCCCCTCTTACCCCCTGGGGACTCTCTGGCCTGGGGTGGGATGATGCCTGTGCTGGGCACAGGGTCCCTGGAAGAGGCTGGACTCAGGGCCTTCATTTGGAGGGAGAGCAGGGGAGGGCTGCCTGGAGGTGGGGATCCTGACTGGGGTTTGCATATGGAGTACAGTGCGGGAAGGATGGGCCAGGCAGGGATCCTAGCGGCAGCTGTATAGAGCTGGGCTGGGGAGGGCAGCCGTTCCCCGGGGCTGAGGGGCTGGCTGCAGGGCCGGTGTGGTCGGGTGGAGTGGAGGAGGAGAAGGGGCATCCCCCAGGGCACTGTGAGTTAGGTCACCCTCCGTGGGCACAGCCCCTTGTGCTCTCTGCACCCCCAGGCCTATCAGAAGTGGGTGCGGGAGCACGGCCCAGAGCACCCCCTGCACCGGCTCAAGTACACGCACAACCAGCTCTTCTTCATCGCCTTCGCTCAGGTGGGTCCTGGTTGGGGGCTGAGCTGGGGGCCCTGGGGCGGGGGGGACACAGCACCCAGGCCCGGTCCCAGCACTGAAGATCCAGACTGTCCCATCAGCTGCTGCTCTGGAGAGGATGGCCCCATGGCTTCTGATGGGGGTGTTCACGCATAGCCTTTGGGGCGGTGAGGGATGCACCACATGGGTGGGGCTTGACCACGGCTGCTGGGCCTCACCCTCTTCCACCCCATTCTCCTCCTGGGCCTAGAACTGGTGCATCAAGCGGCGGTCCCAGTCCATCTACCTGCAGGTGCTGACTGACAAGCACGCACCTGAGCACTACAGGTAGGTCCGCTCTTGCCCTCCTGCCTGGCTTCCTGCCTGGCTTCACTCCCTCCTCGGGTCTAGGGCGGGAAGGGGCAGAGGACCACCTGGCCGctggacccagcctccccttcctccccagGGTGCTGGGCAGTGTGTCCCAGTTCGAGGAGTTTGGCCGGGCCTTCCACTGTCCCAAGGACTCACCCATGAACCCTGCCCACAAGTGCTCCGTGTGGTGAGCCCACCGCCCGCACTCCCCCACCGCCCTGCACGCATCGCCTCCTGCCGTGGCCGGGGCAGGCATGGACCCGGCACTGAGGCCCACTCCGGCACTGCCTGCCTACCCTGCCCCTCCTGCCCGGCCCACTGCCCCTCACTCAGATGGGGTGGAGTGGGGCGGAGGCTGGGCtctgagggtgaggagggagggtcCTGGAGTCCCTGGTAGGCTGTTTGTACAGGCTCCACCTCTGCTGTATTCTTGCTGCTAAGTCTGGTAAATAAAGCTGCTGTACTGTCGTCTTGGCCTCTTCAGGGCCCTGGAGAGATGCGCTGCAGGGACCCCTGGGCACAGCCAGGACCGAGAGAGGGCCTCGAATGCAACCAGAGCAGATAGGATGGCCCTTGAAcaggggaggaaactgaggcagaaggGGGGCATGCCccacccaaggtcacactgctCATGTCTGGTGATGGGCAGGTCTTCACCTTCGGAAACCTCGTGCACTGAGTGTCCAGCATACACTCAGCGTCGACTCCTGAAGCGTCTCctgggaaacctgcctgcagcaTTGAAGGTTTTGTTTGCCAGGCACAGTACTAGGACCTGAGTGGGGATTAACTGGATTGAATTCAGCTGGGGTGGAGGAGCGTGCGCAAACTTGGCACAGCTGCCCcacctggcctcagtttccccatgtgcTAAGTGAGGGGCATGAGCTCACCTGGGGAGGCCCTTCCTGCAGTGATGTGGGGGGAGGACTGTTGTTGATGGTTCGGCCCTCTGAGTGCAGCTCATTGGGATGACGGAAAGCAGTCTTCTGCTAAGCATTTaatgttgctaggtgccatcgagctggctCCAACTCGTAGAGACTCTGAGTACAACAGAAggtaacactgcctggtcctgtgccatcctcacaatcgtgctGCATTTgaccccttgttgcagccactgtgtcggtctatcttgttgagggtcttcctctttttctctgaccctctaccaagcatgatgtccttctccagggattagtccctcctgatcacatgtccaaagttatTAATAGCAGGGAAATAGAGGAGTCAGAGATGGTTTATGACTGCTGAAGCTTCCTGGTGCCCCTGTGTGCCCAGAGGCCCCTGGGCCTCCACACTGGCCCCTGGTCTCCACCATCCCCACCTCTAAGGGTGGTGCTTGAGCTCAGGGGGTCCTGTGGGGTGACTTTGGCAAGTGGCTGCCCTCTCTGGGCCCCAGGAGCCTCATCAGCAGCTAGGTAGTAGGAGTAGCAGGGCAGGTAGGTAGCAGACAGCACTGACGCACCGCTGCCTacaattgattgattgattgcacCTATCCTCCCACCCCCTCTCCTGGCCCTGCCTGGCACTGGGGGACTCAGCCAGAGGGTGCGTGTGAGCCTGACTTCATGAGTGCTCAGGCCTGGAGGCCCAGTGGAGGCCAGGTCTGTGCAGATCTGGGAAGGATGGAAAGCTGCTGGACTTGGGCTCCTGCCCAAGCTTCCCTCCTGAGGGCCTCAGAGTGGACAGCAGTGACGGTGGAGGCTGGCCCAGCTCTGGCGGTGCTGGGATTTTAGGGCACCCAGGAAGGAGCCCCGAGCAGCCCTGAGCCCCAGGCCTTCCTGACTAGTTCCACTGGAGCccagctttgattttcttcactgctGTGGTTGCTTCTACATTGACCAGATGCCCTAAGGAATTCCACCTTGTAAGAGACCCTATATGCAATATTTTTCAAGGGCTTGAGCCGCCATTCCAAAGGTGTTGGGagcccaggttcctccatatgcAGACATGAGGGTGTTCTCAGAGGCTTGGATACCCACGGTCCTGGGTGGGCTGGCTCTTTACACCCCCACGTCCCCACCCGGTTCCTCTCCCCCACCCAGGGAACTGCTCACCCAGGCTTCGCTGAGGGTCTGGGATGCTAGGGGACATGACCTGTGCAGCTGCTGAGATCTGTTTGCGGGCCCTTTACTGCCTCCCCCTACCCCAGGCTTCTCACCCCTTCCTCAAGCTGACCTTCCACTTATAAAAAGGCTGGTTTCCTTTCCCTGTCCTTGCTGGTGGCTGTGTCCACCGAGGTGGTCCACATCCACTCCAGAGCCGCCGGAGGCAAGACAGGGCAGGGCAGCCTGGCGGGCAGTG includes:
- the ECEL1 gene encoding endothelin-converting enzyme-like 1 isoform X1, with translation MEAPYSMTAHYDEFQEVKYVSRCGAGGARGASLPPGFPLGTGRGAAGARAGLPRWNRREVCLLSWLVFAAGLCAILAAMLALKYLGPGAAGGSACPEGCPERKAFARAARFLAANLDASIDPCQDFYSFACGGWLRRHAIPDDKLTYGTIAAIGEQNEERLQRLLARPGGGPGGAAQRKVRAFFRSCLDMREIERLGPRPMLEVIEDCGGWDLGGAAERVGAAAHWDLNRLLYKAQGVYSAAALFSLTVSLDDRNSSRYVIRIDQDGLTLPERTLYLAQDEESEKILAAYRVFMERLLRLLGADAVEQKAQEIVQLEQQLANITVSEYDDLRRDVSSMYNKVTLGQLQKITPHLRWKWLLDQIFQENFSEDEEVVLLATDYMQQVSQLIRSTPRRILHNYLVWRVVVVLSEHLSPPFREALHELAREMEGSDKPQELARVCLGQANRHFGMALGALFVHEHFSAASKAKVQQLVEDIKYILGQRLEELDWMDAETKAAARAKLQYMMVMVGYPDFLLKPEAVDKEYEFEVHEKTYFKNILNSIRFSIQLSVKKIRQEVDKSTWLLPPQALNAYYLPNKNQMVFPAGILQPTLYDPDFPQSLNYGGIGTIIGHELTHGYDDWGGQYDRSGNLLHWWTEASYSRFLRKAECIVRLYDNFTVYNQRVNGKHTLGENIADMGGLKLAYYAYQKWVREHGPEHPLHRLKYTHNQLFFIAFAQNWCIKRRSQSIYLQVLTDKHAPEHYRVLGSVSQFEEFGRAFHCPKDSPMNPAHKCSVW
- the ECEL1 gene encoding endothelin-converting enzyme-like 1 isoform X2: MEAPYSMTAHYDEFQEVKYVSRCGAGGARGASLPPGFPLGTGRGAAGARAGLPRWNRREVCLLSWLVFAAGLCAILAAMLALKYLGPGAAGGSACPEGCPERKAFARAARFLAANLDASIDPCQDFYSFACGGWLRRHAIPDDKLTYGTIAAIGEQNEERLQRLLARPGGGPGGAAQRKVRAFFRSCLDMREIERLGPRPMLEVIEDCGGWDLGGAAERVGAAAHWDLNRLLYKAQGVYSAAALFSLTVSLDDRNSSRYVIRIDQDGLTLPERTLYLAQDEESEKILAAYRVFMERLLRLLGADAVEQKAQEIVQLEQQLANITVSEYDDLRRDVSSMYNKVTLGQLQKITPHLRWKWLLDQIFQENFSEDEEVVLLATDYMQQVSQLIRSTPRRILHNYLVWRVVVVLSEHLSPPFREALHELAREMEGSDKPQELARVCLGQANRHFGMALGALFVHEHFSAASKAKVQQLVEDIKYILGQRLEELDWMDAETKAAARAKLQYMMVMVGYPDFLLKPEAVDKEYEFEVHEKTYFKNILNSIRFSIQLSVKKIRQEVDKWLLPPQALNAYYLPNKNQMVFPAGILQPTLYDPDFPQSLNYGGIGTIIGHELTHGYDDWGGQYDRSGNLLHWWTEASYSRFLRKAECIVRLYDNFTVYNQRVNGKHTLGENIADMGGLKLAYYAYQKWVREHGPEHPLHRLKYTHNQLFFIAFAQNWCIKRRSQSIYLQVLTDKHAPEHYRVLGSVSQFEEFGRAFHCPKDSPMNPAHKCSVW